The Brachyhypopomus gauderio isolate BG-103 chromosome 7, BGAUD_0.2, whole genome shotgun sequence genome has a window encoding:
- the LOC143518873 gene encoding uncharacterized protein LOC143518873 isoform X2, whose amino-acid sequence MFDYIWHGKFWTVDAAKDDGTLGRLVNDNHINPNYKIKRIVVEGRPWLCLFASRDINTREEITYNYGDGDCPWRSKVTKTKMAADSNCLESDCATGDDQHCTDPQQQESPFSNTVTKTTTAADSNCLESDCATGDDQHCTDPQQQESSFSNTV is encoded by the exons TGTTGATGCTGCAAAGGACGATGGCACTCTCGGAAGACTGGTTAATGATAACCACATTAACCCTAACTATAAAATTAAGAGAATCGTTGTGGAAGGAAGACCTTGGTTGTGTCTTTTTGCTTCAAGAGACATAAATACTAGAGAGGAGATTACTTATAATTATGGAGATGGTGATTGTCCCTGGAGGAGCAAA gtgaCAAAAACTAAAATGGCAGCAGACAGTAATTGTTTGGAGTCAGACTGTGCCACTGGAGATGATCAGCATTGCACTGACCCTCAACAGCAAGAGTCTCCTTTCAGCAACACC gtgaCAAAAACTACAACGGCAGCAGACAGTAATTGTTTGGAGTCAGACTGTGCCACTGGAGATGATCAGCATTGCACTGACCCTCAACAGCAAGAGTCTTCTTTCAGCAACACGGTATGA
- the LOC143518873 gene encoding histone-lysine N-methyltransferase set-1-like isoform X1, with protein sequence MFDYIWHGKFWTVDAAKDDGTLGRLVNDNHINPNYKIKRIVVEGRPWLCLFASRDINTREEITYNYGDGDCPWRSKVRMVTKTKMAADSNCLESDCATGDDQHCTDPQQQESPFSNTVTKTTTAADSNCLESDCATGDDQHCTDPQQQESSFSNTV encoded by the exons TGTTGATGCTGCAAAGGACGATGGCACTCTCGGAAGACTGGTTAATGATAACCACATTAACCCTAACTATAAAATTAAGAGAATCGTTGTGGAAGGAAGACCTTGGTTGTGTCTTTTTGCTTCAAGAGACATAAATACTAGAGAGGAGATTACTTATAATTATGGAGATGGTGATTGTCCCTGGAGGAGCAAAGTAAGAATG gtgaCAAAAACTAAAATGGCAGCAGACAGTAATTGTTTGGAGTCAGACTGTGCCACTGGAGATGATCAGCATTGCACTGACCCTCAACAGCAAGAGTCTCCTTTCAGCAACACC gtgaCAAAAACTACAACGGCAGCAGACAGTAATTGTTTGGAGTCAGACTGTGCCACTGGAGATGATCAGCATTGCACTGACCCTCAACAGCAAGAGTCTTCTTTCAGCAACACGGTATGA